In Prunus dulcis chromosome 1, ALMONDv2, whole genome shotgun sequence, the following are encoded in one genomic region:
- the LOC117614388 gene encoding heat stress transcription factor B-4: MALMMDNCEGILLSLDSHKSVPAPFLTKTYQLVDDPATDHIVSWGEDDATFVVWRPPEFARDLLPNYFKHNNFSSFVRQLNTYGFRKIVPDRWEFANEFFKKGEKHLLCEIHRRKTAQPHQVGFSHHHHHHHNPHSPLGINGHHHPSFFPFPSRGSISPSDSDEPPNWCDSDSPPLPSPTRGINNHNNNNNNFMSINNASVTGLAEDNERLRRSNSMLMSELAHMRKLYNDIIYFVQNHVKPVAPSNSYPSSLLLCNPPPNSMAPAATATKPSNFNQLLGYYPAPATNAKQTPHMSTTTHHHVMNSSSPSNTTSKSSSVTILEDQQQPSGNGCKNTKLFGVPLLHSKKRLHPEEYGSNHGTSMMEASKARLILEKDDLGLHLMPPSAC, from the exons ATGGCTCTGATGATGGACAATTGTGAGGGCATATTGCTCTCCCTCGACTCGCACAAGTCGGTGCCGGCTCCCTTCCTGACCAAAACGTACCAGCTCGTGGATGATCCGGCCACCGACCACATCGTCTCGTGGGGCGAAGACGACGCCACCTTCGTCGTTTGGCGCCCTCCCGAGTTCGCCCGCGACCTCCTCCCCAACTACTTCAAGCACAACAACTTCTCCAGCTTCGTCCGCCAGCTCAACACCTAC GGTTTTAGGAAGATTGTACCGGACAGATGGGAGTTTGCGAACGAGTTCTTCAAGAAAGGAGAGAAGCATTTGCTCTGTGAGATCCATAGAAGAAAGACAGCTCAGCCTCATCAGGTGGGTTTcagccaccaccaccaccaccaccacaacccgCATTCGCCACTCGGCATCAACGGCCACCATCATCCGAGCTTCTTCCCCTTCCCTAGTCGTGGCAGCATCTCCCCCTCCGACTCGGACGAGCCGCCCAACTGGTGTGACTCGGACTCACCACCTCTCCCATCACCAACCAGAGGTAttaacaatcacaacaacaacaataataattttatgaGTATTAATAATGCGTCGGTGACGGGCTTGGCGGAGGACAATGAGAGGCTGCGGCGGAGCAACTCCATGCTGATGTCAGAGCTAGCCCACATGAGAAAACTCTACAACGACATCATCTACTTTGTTCAGAATCATGTCAAGCCTGTGGCTCCAAGCAATTCCTACCCTTCTTCTTTGCTTCTCTGTAACCCTCCTCCGAATTCCATGGCTCCTGCTGCTACTGCTACTAAGCCTAGTAATTTCAACCAGCTTCTTGGGTACTATCCAGCTCCTGCTACAAATGCTAAGCAAACCCCTCACATGTCTACGACGACCCACCATCATGTTATGAACTCTTCCAGCCCGAGCAACACGACGTCCAAGAGCAGCTCAGTGACGATTCTGGAAGACCAGCAACAACCCAGTGGCAATGGGTGCAAAAATACCAAGCTGTTTGGGGTGCCGCTGCTTCACTCGAAGAAGCGGTTGCACCCGGAGGAGTATGGCTCGAACCATGGGACCAGCATGATGGAGGCCAGCAAGGCTCGTCTGATTTTGGAAAAAGATGACTTAGGTCTCCATCTCATGCCTCCCTCAGCATGTTAG
- the LOC117615019 gene encoding LOW QUALITY PROTEIN: subtilisin-like protease SBT3 (The sequence of the model RefSeq protein was modified relative to this genomic sequence to represent the inferred CDS: deleted 2 bases in 1 codon), whose product MAIGHHVRLCFWLAIAIISTTLAQPNNYIIHMDSTMMPKAFADHHSWYLATVSSALSKFRPNTTTTTSSSALSSKLIYSYTHVINGFSASLSLSELEALKTSPGYISSVKDLPVKPDTTHSSQFLGLSSKSGAWPVADYGKDVIIGLVDTGVWPESESFSDDGMSEIPPRWKGECESGTQFNSSLCNKKLIGARFFNKGLIAQNPNLTFPVNSTRDTDGHGTHTSSTAAGNYVPGASYFGYAPGTASGMAPKAHGDVAMYKALWEEGNLSSDIIAAIEQAIIDGVDVLSLSFGLDGVALYEDPVAIATFSALEKGVFVSTSAGNEGPFFGTLHNGIPWVLTVAAATIDRDFEGTAHFGNGGSITGSTLFPGNSSSTQFPIVFLDACDSLKKLKQVGKKIVVCQDRNDSLGKQVYNVNKATVAGGLFITDNTDLELFLQSPFPTIFLSPKEGEAIKDYINSNSQPTASLEFRKTLLGTKPAPVTTSYTSRGPSPSFPFTLKPDILAPGSLILAAWPQNNAVAVVNNKDLFSNFNLLSGTSMACPHAAGLAALLKAAYPKWSPAAIRSAMMTTSDTLDNTLSPIKDIGDGYQPASPLAMGAGHVNPNKALDPGLIYDADIEDYINLLCALNYTNKQIQTITKSASNNCSTPSLDLNYPSFIAFFNANDSKPNVQTTQEFRRTVTYIGKRQSTYVASVTPLKGFEVAVVPNTLKFKEEGEKLSFVLSIKGPRRTKETVAFGYLTWAESGGEHVVRSPVVATNLSSDTVSLQS is encoded by the exons ATGGCTATTGGTCATCATGTTCGCTTGTGTTTTTGGCTTGCCATTGCAATTATCTCCACCACTTTGGCTCAACCCAACAATTATATCATCCACATGGACTCAACCATGATGCCAAAAGCCTTTGCTGATCACCATTCATGGTACTTGGCCACAGTAAGCTCTGCGCTGAGCAAGTTTAGGCCAaacaccaccacaaccacctcTTCTTCTGCACTCTCTTCTAAACTTATTTACAGTTATACTCATGTCATAAATGGGTTCAGTGCAAGTCTCTCCCTTTCTGAGCTCGAGGCCTTAAAAACCTCTCCAGGCTACATTTCTTCAGTCAAAGACTTGCCAGTAAAACCAGACACAACTCACTCCTCTCAGTTTCTTGGCCTCAGTTCCAAATCTGGAGCTTGGCCGGTTGCAGATTATGGCAAAGATGTCATAATTGGATTGGTGGACACTGGTGTTTGGCCAGAAAGTGAGAGCTTTAGTGACGATGGAATGTCAGAAATCCCACCAAGATGGAAAGGTGAATGCGAGAGTGGCACCCAATTCAACTCCTCTTTGTGCAACAAAAAGTTGATTGGGGCAAGGTTCTTTAACAAAGGGCTCATTGCCCAAAACCCCAACTTGACATTTCCTGTGAATTCAACAAGGGACACAGATGGGCATGGGACCCACACCTCATCCACAGCAGCTGGAAATTATGTGCCCGGGGCATCTTATTTTGGTTATGCACCGGGCACAGCTAGTGGCATGGCTCCGAAGGCTCAC GGTGACGTGGCCATGTACAAGGCTCTTTGGGAAGAGGGCAATTTGTCTTCTGATATAATTGCTGCCATTGAGCAAGCGATTATAGACGGTGTGGATGTTTTGTCCTTGTCATTTGGGCTTGATGGGGTTGCTTTGTATGAGGACCCTGTTGCCATAGCCACATTTTCAGCCTTGGAGAAAGGTGTCTTTGTGTCCACATCTGCAGGAAATGAGGGCCCTTTCTTTGGCACCTTGCACAATGGCATCCCATGGGTTCTCACCGTTGCCGCCGCCACAATCGACCGTGATTTTGAAGGAACTGCGCATTTTGGCAACGGAGGCTCCATCACGGGGTCTACTCTTTTTCCGGGGAATTCATCTTCAACCCAATTCCCAATTGTTTTCCTTGATGCATGTGAcagtttgaaaaaattgaaacaggTGGGGAAGAAGATAGTTGTGTGCCAGGACAGAAATGATTCGTTAGGCAAACAAGTTTATAATGTTAACAAAGCAACTGTTGCCGGAGGCCTTTTTATTACCGACAACACTGACTTGGAGCTGTTCCTCCAAAGCCCATTTCCCACAATCTTTCTCAGTCCAAAGGAAGGCGAAGCGATCAAAGATTACATCAACAGCAACTCTCAGCCAACAGCAAGCTTGGAATTTCGAAAGACACTTCTTGGTACCAAACCAGCACCAGTTACAACAAGCTACACCTCCAGAGGGCCATCCCCCAGCTTCCCATTTACCCTGAAGCCAGACATTCTGGCTCCAGGGTCATTAATCCTAGCTGCATGGCCTCAAAATAACGCGGTAGCCGTGGTGAACAATAAAGACTTGTTTAGTAATTTTAATCTCTTGTCCGGGACATCCATGGCGTGCCCGCATGCAGCCGGTCTAGCCGCTCTTCTAAAAGCTGCATATCCAAAATGGAGCCCTGCTGCTATTAGATCGGCCATGATGACGACATCAGACACATTGGATAACACTCTCAGCCCCATTAAAGACATTGGTGACGGTTACCAGCCAGCCAGTCCTCTAGCCATGGGAGCAGGTCATGTCAATCCCAACAAAGCCCTTGACCCGGGGCTCATATACGACGCGGACATAGAAGATTACATAAATCTCCTTTGTGCACTGAACTACACCAACAAGCAAATCCAAACCATCACCAAATCAGCCTCGAACAATTGCTCAACTCCTTCGTTGGATCTTAACTATCCTTCTTTCATTGCATTCTTCAACGCAAACGATTCGAAGCCGAATGTACAAACCACTCAAGAATTCCGGAGGACAGTGACCTACATAGGAAAGAGACAGTCGACCTACGTTGCAAGCGTTACACCCTTAAAAGGGTTTGAGGTTGCAGTGGTTCCAAACACATTGAAGTTCAAGGAGGAGGGTGAGAAGCTGAGCTTTGTGCTGAGTATAAAAGGTCCAAGACGAACGAAGGAGACTGTGGCTTTTGGCTATCTAACTTGGGCGGAGAGTGGAGGTGAACATGTGGTGAGAAGCCCCGTCGTGGCCACAAACCTCAGCTCAGATACGGTGTCGCTGCAGAGCTAA